The Bdellovibrio bacteriovorus W nucleotide sequence ATTTCCATAGAGCGCTCGTCTTCTTTTTCAATCAAACCAGCAAAGCGCAAATCGTGCACGTCCACGAACTCACTTGGAGTCAAAATATAAACGCGTTCAATAAAGTTCTTAAGCTCACGCACGTTGCCCGGCCAAGAATAGGCCATCATTTTAGTGATCGCTTTCTCAGAGAAAGCTTTCTTCATAAAGCCACTGGCTCTAGCAACGTTATCAGAGAAATAAGACACCAAAACCGGAATATCTTCTACGTGTTCACGCAAAGACGGAATCTTGAATGGAATCACATTCAAACGGTAATAGAGGTCCTCTCTGAAGCGACCTTCTTTGACTTCTTTTTCTAAATCTTTAGAAGAAGCTGCAATCACTCGCACGTCGTTTTCCACAAACTCCGCCCCACCCACTCTTGAGTAACGATTTTCATCTAAGAAACTCAAAAGTTTTGCTTGAACTTGCAAGTTCATGTCGGCGATCTCAGCAATGTACAAAGTCCCACCATGGGCAAGATCGAGCTTTCCTTTTTTAAGTTTGTCGACTCCTGGCATGGCGCCTTTTTCGATTCCAAAAATTTCAGCTTCTAAAAGATCTTCAGGAATACCGCCGCAATTAATATCCACGAAAGGACGGCTGGCGCGAGCACTCATGTAATGAATATTCTGTGCCACAAGCTCTTTACCAGTGCCGGCCTCACCTTGAATAAGTACCCAAGATTTAGTCGGAGCTACTCTGGCAATAACTTGTTTTGTTTCAACAATAGAGGGTGCTTCACCAATCAAAGCGATGGATTTACGAAGCTTATTGAGGAGCAAGGCTTTCTCTTCGCGTTGTTGTTGATAGCTGATGATATTAGAAATAACGATGAGGATCTTATCCATTGAAAGAGGCTTTTCAATAAAATCCCAAGCACCTAACTTTGTTGCTTTCACAGCTGTCTCAATAGTGCCGTGCCCTGAGATCATGACAAACTCAACCTGTGGGAATTCTTTGCGAGCCAATGTGAGAACTTCAATCCCGTCATACTTGCCTGGCATCCAAATATCTAAAAAGACAATATCAGGCTGATGCTGACGAATCGCTTGCAATCCAGATTCACCATCATGAGCTAGCTCAACTGTGTATCCCTCATCTTTCAAAGAGGCCGATAGAACATCCCGAATAGGAGCTTCGTCATCAATAATTAAAATTTTTGCTAGCTGGTTAGACATCACTCACCTCTTTTTTTATCCATGACTGGAAATCAGGATTTACTCAACGGCAGGCTTCCAAGCGCCGACTTCGTTGACTGGTAATTCAATCACCATCTTTATACCCTGAGGTTCGTTCGCTGTCGCGCGAATAAATCCATTATGATCTTCGATGATACGCTTCACAATTGCGAGCCCCAGCCCTGTCCCCCCCTCTTTTGTTGAGTAATAGGGTTCAAAAATTCGTCCACGCTCGGCTGCTGGGATTCCCTCGCCGTTATCAGCGATAGTTAAGCGCATAGTTTTGATTTCTCTGTCGTATCGAGTCACGATTTCCACCCGTGGTTGTGACTCTTTTGCAACAGCCGCCACAGAGTTTTCAACAAGATTCATGATGACGCGCTTCAATTGATCCGGATCAAACTTAAACTCAGGAAGTTCGGGATCTGCTTCATACTTAAACTGAATCTGGGGGTGGGCCTGACGATAAAGTCCCAAGGACTCCTCCACCACTTGATTCAAACTTCCCAACACAGGCCGCGCCTGCGGCAAGCGTGCAAAGTTACTAAATTCATTCACTAGGCTCTTAAGCCCATCCACCTGCTTCACGATCATGGTCGTACATTCGGAGAATGCCGGGTCTGTGATCGTCGCACCAAATTTTCTCTGCAATCTTTCCGCGGAAAGTTTGATCGGAGTGAGTGGGTTTTTAATCTCATGGGCAATACGACGAGCTACCTCAGTCCACGCAGCCGCTCTCTGTGCATTGGCAATAGGAGTAAGATCGTCAAACACCAAGATCTTACCCATATCATGACCTTTTTCATCCTTAAGAATCGAAAGAGTCATTAAGAGAGGCAATGCTTCCCCTTGAACGTTGAGGCGCAATTCCTTTTGGATGCTTTCAACTTTATGATCCAGCATGGTTTTTTGCAGCTCTGCGAAAGTTCTAAAATACTCTAGGGTCAAAAGATCACGAACCGATTTGCCGATGAACTTATCAGCATCAATTTTTAATAACTGAGCCGCATGGCGATTGATAGTTGTCACAAGCCCGTCTTCCCCTACCGAAATCACCCCTGCACTCACGTTCTTTAATACGGTGTCTGTGTAGCGAGCATGCTGATCGAGCTCTTCCAGAGTTCTTTCTAGAGTCACTGTCATCTGATTAAAACTTTGAATCAGATAGCTAATTTCTTCTGAACCAGACTCAACCTCAAGTGGCGTATAGTCTCCATCGGCTACCCTGCGGGTCGCCCTTCCAAGTTGCACAATCGGCACCGAAAGCTGTTTGGCCAGATAGAAACCAAACCATGTCGCTGCTAAGAGAATCACGAAAGTCATCAGAACAAGAATATAGAGATAGATCGACTTCAGCGGGTATTCGAGAGGATTGATATCTCGAAATTCTTCATAGGCCGTAGAAACATCGTTCATTTTTGAAATCAAAGATAACGGCAAGAAACTGGAAACAACTATGGCGCCTTTTTCTTTTCCCTCTTGAACCGGCACAATCACGCGGACTAGATTTCCATCCCCAAACTGATGGATGATGCTCGCCTCTACCTGAAGCTTAATCCCCTTTTGGAGAAACTCAAGGGAAACAGCGGGAACAACCGGCACACTGTCGTCTTCGGCAGCAACGACCGCGCGCTTTCCAAAAAGTGACGGATAGTATTCAACTGCATCGAGTGAAAACTCTTTTCGCAGCTGAGTGATTTTTTTGTCAATTTGCTGATATCCCGATAGAGGACGAACCGCCTCGGCAATCTGATGGGCAAAGTGGTAGTTCTTCTTTTTAGCATTGAAGTAGTAGGCATTGGTAACTTCTATGGAGCTTTTTAAAACCCCCGCCATTTTCGCGCTAAACCATTTATCAAAACTAGAGTTGATATAGAAAACCGAAATAATAAACATCAGCACCGTCGGAACGAAACTGAAGGTTACAAAGGCTGCAATGAGTTTTGCCTTAAGACTGCTGCCAAAAACTCTTCCTCGCCTTTCGACGAAAACCTTCACAACGTTTCGGAAAATCATAAACAGAAGCAACAACAAGAGAATGATGTTGAAGTTTACGAGCCCGAAGAAAAATATACTGTGAACAAAGGGAAGCTCTTGGCTGGTTGAGAAGAGTCGAATCTCAAACCAAGTTAAGAGACCAAAAAGAAACGACACCACAAGAACTAAAAAAATCTCGCGGCGTCGTTTTTTAAACTCCTGAGGACCAGGAGGAAGAAAATCATCTTTATGCGGTGTTTTTGCCATTACACCTATGCTAGTCCGTTTTTAGGCCCTTGGCCTATTACTTTCTAACTTTCTTAGCCTTTTTTGCAGTCTTCTTTGCTGGCTTAGCAGTCGCCTTTTTTGCTTTTTTTGGAGCTGCGGCCTTTTTAGCTGAAGCTTTCTTCGCAGGCTTGGCAGACACCTTCATTTCCTGCTCAAAAGTCTTAATTGCTACCGGAATTTCCTGAGTAAGACCGATCATTTCCATCACAACTTGAGCGGCTTCTGCGCCCTTATTGCCATGTTCACCACCTGCGCGAGCAAGAGCTTGCTCTTCGTTCTCAGTCGTTAGAACACCAAAGCCAATTGGTTTTTTATAATCCAGCATCAAACGAGTTACACCGTCAGTTACTGAATTACACACGTAATCGTAATGAGAAGTTTCACCACGAATCACAACACCTAAAGCCACAACACCGTCACAGCCACCATCAAGGAAGGCTTGGCACGCTAAAGGGATCTCAACAGCGCCTGGAACTAGGGCCGCAAAAATCTCTACGTTCTCACAGTTTTCAAGATAGGCAATCGCGCCTTCTTCTAGTTTTTCTGTGATCTCATTATTGAATCTAGCTGTTACTACACCGATTTTAAGTCTGCCCATTATTTTGATCCCTTTAAGTTTTCGATTGCTACAATTTCAACGATTTCAATATCAAACGCTTTTAAACCAATTTTCTTTTCTGGTTTATTCGTCAAAAGACGAACCTTGCGTGCCCCGATCTCACGTAGGATCTGAGCACCGATTCCGTAATCACGCTCGTCCATTAGCGGAGTGCTTGGGCGCACATCCTCCAGCCCAATCAGCGACTGAAGTTCCGCAGCCAGAGCTTGAGTGCGGTTGTTTCCTCTCAAGAGTACAAACGCGCCACTTTCTTCGTCTTGCAAAATCTTTAAACTCTCAACAACAGAAGACGCGCCTCTTTGCATAATCGCCATAAAGTCACGGGTAAAGTTATCGACGTGAACTCTGACTAAAACTTCTTTGTCTGGATGAATTTCGCCTTTTTGAATTACCAAATGCTCTAAAGAGTCCACGTTGCTGCGGAAAACTCTAGCCGTTAGATTTTCTCCAAAAGAAGCTGGCAATGGAATCGATGCCAACTCTTCAACA carries:
- a CDS encoding nitrogen assimilation regulatory protein NtrX (COG2204 Response regulator containing CheY-like receiver, AAA-type ATPase, and DNA-binding domains); this translates as MSNQLAKILIIDDEAPIRDVLSASLKDEGYTVELAHDGESGLQAIRQHQPDIVFLDIWMPGKYDGIEVLTLARKEFPQVEFVMISGHGTIETAVKATKLGAWDFIEKPLSMDKILIVISNIISYQQQREEKALLLNKLRKSIALIGEAPSIVETKQVIARVAPTKSWVLIQGEAGTGKELVAQNIHYMSARASRPFVDINCGGIPEDLLEAEIFGIEKGAMPGVDKLKKGKLDLAHGGTLYIAEIADMNLQVQAKLLSFLDENRYSRVGGAEFVENDVRVIAASSKDLEKEVKEGRFREDLYYRLNVIPFKIPSLREHVEDIPVLVSYFSDNVARASGFMKKAFSEKAITKMMAYSWPGNVRELKNFIERVYILTPSEFVDVHDLRFAGLIEKEDERSMEMDVMSTFREARAQFEKEYLLRKINENNGNISKTAEVIGLERSYLHRKIKAYGIDTKDN
- a CDS encoding nitrogen regulation protein NtrY (COG5000 Signal transduction histidine kinase involved in nitrogen fixation and metabolism regulation) — encoded protein: MAKTPHKDDFLPPGPQEFKKRRREIFLVLVVSFLFGLLTWFEIRLFSTSQELPFVHSIFFFGLVNFNIILLLLLLFMIFRNVVKVFVERRGRVFGSSLKAKLIAAFVTFSFVPTVLMFIISVFYINSSFDKWFSAKMAGVLKSSIEVTNAYYFNAKKKNYHFAHQIAEAVRPLSGYQQIDKKITQLRKEFSLDAVEYYPSLFGKRAVVAAEDDSVPVVPAVSLEFLQKGIKLQVEASIIHQFGDGNLVRVIVPVQEGKEKGAIVVSSFLPLSLISKMNDVSTAYEEFRDINPLEYPLKSIYLYILVLMTFVILLAATWFGFYLAKQLSVPIVQLGRATRRVADGDYTPLEVESGSEEISYLIQSFNQMTVTLERTLEELDQHARYTDTVLKNVSAGVISVGEDGLVTTINRHAAQLLKIDADKFIGKSVRDLLTLEYFRTFAELQKTMLDHKVESIQKELRLNVQGEALPLLMTLSILKDEKGHDMGKILVFDDLTPIANAQRAAAWTEVARRIAHEIKNPLTPIKLSAERLQRKFGATITDPAFSECTTMIVKQVDGLKSLVNEFSNFARLPQARPVLGSLNQVVEESLGLYRQAHPQIQFKYEADPELPEFKFDPDQLKRVIMNLVENSVAAVAKESQPRVEIVTRYDREIKTMRLTIADNGEGIPAAERGRIFEPYYSTKEGGTGLGLAIVKRIIEDHNGFIRATANEPQGIKMVIELPVNEVGAWKPAVE
- a CDS encoding riboflavin synthase beta chain (COG0054 Riboflavin synthase beta-chain) — translated: MGRLKIGVVTARFNNEITEKLEEGAIAYLENCENVEIFAALVPGAVEIPLACQAFLDGGCDGVVALGVVIRGETSHYDYVCNSVTDGVTRLMLDYKKPIGFGVLTTENEEQALARAGGEHGNKGAEAAQVVMEMIGLTQEIPVAIKTFEQEMKVSAKPAKKASAKKAAAPKKAKKATAKPAKKTAKKAKKVRK